The sequence below is a genomic window from Humulus lupulus chromosome 3, drHumLupu1.1, whole genome shotgun sequence.
TTTACTATTTCTAATTTGACCCCTCATTAAATCAGAAATTGCCTTTATGGTATCCACATATTAAAATCATGACAATCATGCCCTTAAGTCATAAACTTTATTCCAAAATAGACCACATAAATTTGACTCATTTATATGATGACCCAacacacatttatatatacaatTGTGGCCCTAaataaattcccaacaatctcccactgggccacatatgtatacatataaaTGTGTTAACCTTATTGAGCTCATAACTTTATCATCATAACCATAGGCATGTGCAATCTCGTCCATTAACTATATCAACATAGGATCAAAGCGATTTTCGTTGTATCAATCACAACTAAacccatcaatggtcacatataTCGATACAGTtaaatgacatagatcaatcatgATAATGCGGTATGAAAATTACATGCATGGTGATCTATTCATGTCAATTTTCAATTGGTCCTACTTTACTTTATAGAGATCAAAACTTTAGCTTAATGTACAAAGTGAAATAAACTGAATAACATAATTTCTGATCAGAAAAATATCCAATTATACAAGTTTCATGAAACACATAAAAAACACAAAGGATAATAAAGACAAACTCCCACTGAATCTAGATATCCTCATACTCTAAAACACCCATACGAGCAGTAtgctcatgaaagaccttgggCGGCAAACCCTTAGTAAGGGGGTCTGCAATCATGGAGTTTGTACCTAAGTGTTCTATACAAATCTGTCCACTCTGTACCCTTTCTTTTACAACAAGGAACTTGATGTCAATATGTTTTGACTTTGTCGAGCTCCTGTTGTTGTTTGAATACAATACAGCTGACTTATTGTCACAATACAACTTAAGTGGTCTTTCAATTCCATCCACAATGCGCAGCCCGGTGACAAAGTTTCTCAGCCATATACCTTGGTTGGATGCCtcataacatgcaacaaactcTGCTGCCATGGTGGATGAAGCTATGAGTGTTTGTTTTgcactcctccatgatatagctccaccacCTAACAGATATATGTAGCCCGAAGTGGATCTCCTACTATCTTGGCATCCCGCAAAGTCGAAGTCAGAATATCCAATGATCTCAAAGTGATCTGACCTCCTATATGTGAGCATGTAATCTCTTGTTTTCTTCAAATATCTCATAACCTTTTTGGTTGCTTTCCAGTGATCAATTCCTGGATTGCTTAAGTATCTGCCTAACACTCCAACAATGTACGCTATATCCGGACGCGTACAAACttgagcatacattagactcccaacagctgaagcgtagggaatcttttgcatttcttgaatttcaaggCTTGCTTTAGGGCATTGCTTAAGACTAAATTTGTCTCCTTTAACGACAGGGGTATCACCtggtctacaatcttgcatgccaaaccttttgagtactttatcgatatagctcttttgtgataatccaagaataccCCGAGAACGGTCTCGAtgtatttgaattcctaaaacaaaagaggcgtcaccaagatctttcatctcaaaatttATTGACAGAAATCTCTTGGTTTCGTGCAACATGCCTATATCATTTGTGGCAAGcagtatgtcatcaacatacaaaacCAGGAAAACGTGTTTACTCCCACTGAACTTGTGATACacacaatcatcaacaacattgatCTCAAAACCAAACGAGAGAATCACTTGATGAAATTTGTGGTACCATTGATGGGAAGCTTGTTTGAGCCCATAAATGGATTTGGTCAATTTGCAAACCATCTTCTTTGGGTCTCCTGACACAAAGTTTTCAGGCTGCATCatatatattgtttcatcaaTGTTTCCATTGAGAAATgctgttttcacatccatttgatgaagctCTAAATCATAATGTGTAACAAGTGCCATGATTGTCCTAAAAGAGTCCTTTGATGAAACTGGAGAAAAGGTCTCCTTAAAGTCAATCCCTTCCTTTTGAGTATATCCTTTTGCTACAAGACGAGCTTTATACCTTTCCACATTACCTTTTGAATcccgttttgtcttaaaaatccatttgcaaccaatcggTTTCTTTCCTTCTGGTAATAGGACAAGCtcccaaactttattgtcttgcatagACTTATACTCTTCATTCATTGCTTCATTCCACTTTTGAGAGTTAGAACTTTTCATGGCCTGATGAAAGTTGATTGGATCATCTTCCATCATTCCAAtgtcatcctcatgttcttgAAGATACACTATGTATTCATCTGGATTAATAGTATTTCTTCTTTCTCTAGTGGATCGTCGCAAAGGCACTTGTTAttgaggttgttgagtttgtACCTCTGGGGTTTGATTGACTATGTTTGGTTGCTCTTGATCTAAAACTTGATCAATATCAGGATTGGAATCCTGAACATTGTCAAAAGCAACTAATGGAATAGAAATCAACTCATCTTCAAGAAGAGTGGTTGATTCTAAATCCTCCTCAAAAACAAAGTCCTTAACCGTatttctccccccaaactcaatATCCTCAAAAAACTTTGTAGTTCCCGTTTCAAATATATTCCTTACTATGGGATCATAAAACTTGAAACCCCTAGATCGCTTAGAATATCCAATAAAGTAGCTGCTCACAGTTTTGGGTTCCAGCTTCTTTTCATTTGGCCTATAAGGCCTAGCTTCAGCTGGACATTCCCAAACATGAAAGAGCTTAAGGCTAGGCTTTCGCCccgtccaaagctcataaggtgtttttgcaGCTGCTTTAGTTGGTACCCTATTCAAAATGTAGGCTGCTGTCTTAAGTGCCTCTCCCCAGAGTGATTCTGGTAAGGTTGAATGACTGATCATACTCCTTACCATATCTTTAAGAGTACGATTTcgtctttcagaaacaccattcatGCTAGGAGATCCCGGCATAGTGTACTGTGGGACAATTCCACACTCCTCTAGATATCTGGAAAAAGGTCCTGGACGTTGTTCACCTGATCCGTCATATCTACCATAGTACTCACCACCACGGTCAGACCTGACTTGCTTTATTCTTTTGctaagttgattctcaacttcagccTTAAAAGATTTGAACACGTCCAAGACTTGAGACTTTTCATGAAGTAGAAATAGGTACGCATATCtcgagtaatcatctatgaatgatacaaaatattgttgaccattccaAGAAGGTGTAGGAAATGGCCCACAAATGTCCGTATGTATCAACTCTAAGACGTCCATAGCTCTTTTCGCACCTAATTTCTTTGTTTTGATCTGTTTGCCTTTGATGCATTCAATGCAAACATCAAAGTCTGAAAaatcaattgaatccaaaattccATCAGACACAAGTCGCTCAACTCTATTTCTAGAGATGTGACCTAACCGTTTGTGCCATAAGGAACTTGATTTTTCATTATCTATTTTACGCTTAGTACCACGTGATTCCACATTTAAGGTTTCATTATAAGAAGCAACGGTGTCAAGCAAATATAAGTTGTCATAAACCATAAGAGAACCGGTTCCAACAGTATTTGAATTAATAGATAAACTAAAGCAGTTGTTTCCAAATGAACAACAATAACCTAATTTGTCCAAACAAGAAACAGAAACCAAATTCCGCCTAAATGACGGTACAACAAAAGTATCTATTAAGTCCAAATAGTAACCAGTACTTAACAACGACCTAAAATGCCCTATTGCTTCCACATTCACCGACTTGTCGTCTCCCACATAAATGCTTCTTTCAGCATCACTTGGCTTTCGGTAACTCAGGCAACCCTACATTGAAACACTGATGTTAgtagtagcaccagaatctaACCACCAAGTGTTTCTTGGTACTGAAGCTAAATTTACCTCAGAACAGACCAAAGTAAGAAATGTACCTTTCTTTGCATGCCATGCGTGATACTTGGTACAATTTTTCTTCACATGTCCAGGCTTGTTACAAAAGAAACAACCATCTGAATCCTTCTATTGTTTCTTTTGGGTTGGACCCTTAGCAGCTTCATTCTCAGATTTCCTTTTCTTGCCCTTATCTGTAGAGGTGCTTGCCAAATGAGCACTTTCAGTCTTCTCTTGCTTCAATCTTTCTTCCTCTTGAACACAAAATGAAATGAGCTCATTAAGAGTCCACTTCTCCCTTTGACAGTTGTAACTGACCTTGAATTGACTGAATTGTGGAGGAAGAGAGATAAGCACTAAATGCACAAGCAAGTCATCCGAAAGCTCAAGCTTTAGTGCCTTCAACTTTGAAGCAAGGTGAGACATTTCCACAATGTACTCCCTTATGTTTTCCTTGCCCTTAAACCTCATGGAAATAAGTTTCTTTAAAAGAGTACTTGTTTCCGCCTTATCGCTTTTTGCAAAGCGTTTCTCAATTTCAGCAAGGAAAGTTGTGGCATCGGTGACCTCCTCAGACACCGCACCCCTAAAAGCCTCAGGTATGCCGCGCTTGATGATCATAAGACTCATGCGGTTTGAACGATCCCACTTCTCATAAATCCTCCTTTGCTCGGAGGTACTAGCATCTGTAAGAGAAGCAGGTCGATCCATCCTTAATGCAAGGTCAAGATCCATGCAGCCAAGAACAATAAAAATGTTCTCCTTCCAGTCCTTAAAGTTACTACCATTAAGGACCGGCACTGAATTAAGATTAGCAGATACAGTAGCAACAGCTGAAAATAGAACAATACAATTACATAAATAACATGCTCATATAAGAATCcaaataaaacaataaattcaaattatGGTTAATCCCATCTCAAGATACCAAACACATCATTAATATCAAGTCTTTGGACAATAATATTAATTGTAAGCGGTACTCTTGTTATAGCGATCAAACAttgacaataaattatgtcaaataATATGCAATCTTTGGACTAACATATTATTCACACAAAAAATACCTTATAATTGTCACACATTTATCACcatatgtatgtatgaaactcTGTCAAATATTAACTTACCTTTGGGTCaattaataaacacatgaatTACATACATACAAttatcttgatatttttattaaattaatctaCACAAAAGAGATCACTTTGGTGATATTTTGTTTCAATTAATTGAACTAAATATTAGATATCTTTAATAAATTCTTAAAACCAAAATTTGAATTCAATTATtactgtattattattattattaaaataataataataatgaaaacccaataaaaaaatatatatatccatatacaaaacaaaaaaaaacaaaacaaaataaactgTAGTTGGTATTTTGTTttattctttttatatatatatatttatataaaaaacaaaaaacgtAATCTGTTTTGTAAACAGATTAAAGCATATCCATATAAGAACAAAACAAAGCCATTGATTAACCACAATATAGTACACCAATACTGATTTCCATGAAGTTATGCAATCAACAATAATATACTGAATCGTAATGGGtattcatatatatgtatatgcccTTGATTTATGAATACATATATGCCACAGAACATAATTGCCAAACGTAAGTATATATATAAGAACTTCATTCCAGTAATCGCACGCATAATCGCACAAAGAACCATAATCGCACGCATATATTCCTAACAATGCCGATTCAAAGTCTGATATATCGCACGCATAGTAATGGAATGAATAACTCATTGACAAATTTAATCtcaaataaaaatatacatatgCACAACTGCAAAAAGAATTTCATGGAAGACCAATAATACCATAAATTCTCAAGAACTAATTTAGGGATGCTCTTGATACCACATGTTAGAAAAACTTTAATCTGTATttagccctaattaattcaagagAATCAAACAATAAATAGCCAAAGATTAGCGGAAGCGTACCGAAGTCCATAGAATCGATTTTAGAGTGGTATGATCTTCCAATTTTGCATCAAAACTTTCTCTGAAACTTTTGTCTCTTGATGATGGGGATTCAAGAGTGAAAAGATACGATGCAAATTGGGGACCATTACCTCTTTATTAATAACTGACAAATCAGTAACTAATCTTTATTTACTATTTCTAATTTGGCCCCTCATTAAATCAGAAATTGCTTTTATGGTATCCACATATTAAAATCATGACAATCATGCCCTTAAGTCATAAACTTTATTCCAAAATAGACCACATAAATTTGACTCATTTATATGATGACCCAacacacatttatatatacaatTGTGGCCCTAAATAAATTCCCAACAGTGGGCCCTAGGCACGGGCCTAGCCCGCCTATGCCCAGGGCCAGCCCTGTCCATGCCTATGGTCGAAGTTACAAAATGGTTAAAATTCAAGTTACATTTTTGTGAATGCTTGCACactgaaaataaaataattaagtttGCATTCACATCACAAAGCTCATTGCAAAGCAGAGGGCAATTCCGGAAAGGAGGAAACTCCATTTCactcaaataataattaagtcCTATCCTAGGCATGTTAGCTAGACGCATCAAACAATAAGAACAGTTGACTATGTATTTGTTCACCAaaccaaacaaaacaaaacaaagatgTGACTCTCCATCCTCCAAGTTAGTGATCCAAAGTGAGAAGATAATGGAGCTAGGAGGAGAAAAGAAATCCATAACTAGAATTGGTTAAATATATAGTGAAATTAACTAGGCACGAAAACATAAtaatttcactaaagtcaaccgGTTGACTTATGGTATAAacatctataattttttttttttttgttcaaagtATTTATTTcaagtatataagagtacccaaaaagttttgAGGCATATGAAGACACTTTTGTGAGTTATCCGGAGCAATATTACAAGTGTATCTGCTTTGCGTAGCATATGGCAGGTTATGTTCTCCTAATAATGAACAATAAATAACAAGCATTttaatcaatttatacatgctaGAATCTCACATTCAACCAGTAAAATCTATTATTCCATAAGCTTGCTAATTACTATTCTTTACTAATATAGATAAAACATGctcaaaaataaaaaagactTTCAAAGCTTATAATAAACGGCTTAGATAAAGGTAGATGATGACAAATAATATTTTAAGCTTGATTATCCTATGGGAACTCTAAGCCAAGAAttattttttaatagttttaagcaattaatatttattattttttaaattaataaaatataatttagaattcaatctttaataaaaataaaaaaaaaattagctatattaaaaaaaaattggtcaaaattatttttaagGGATTATTTTGAACTATTTGGTTAAACACAAAGtcaaaaagaatatatatatatatatattttttaaaatggtaTAAATAGATATCAAATGATATAAATaaatagggtttatactttttagactatgtgttttgtcttattatttatttggacactgtattttgacaaattatttttaagatcccgtgttttgtaaaatggttcaaatagtggcacttaaatataaattcaattatttttatttttatatttatttaatttttattagttatttatatgcttttataaattaaaattgattttatatattttttcataataATTTAAGGAATATTTACCcttaaatataaattcaaattttttttattctttctatttttccatataattttttagattttaataatttaaaattgattttatagattttaaaagttattCAAGGAATATTTGAAATAATTATCTtttaaaatgaacaaatatttggTATTATTGCCGTGCCAAAAAAAAGAATTAATACTTAAGTGtaactattaataaatattttgtatTATTGTTGCCAAAATAAAAGAATTGACACTTAAGTAAatgataactctataaaatagaattattttaccactttttatgtgctaattgttgcttaattcttgagtttttaattgatttattaagtttttaagtaatgttgaaattattaggtttattttaattttatagatttttgtgtatttttattgttatattattgtaaaatgttatggcttaattgtttaaaattaatattgttaagttaggagtaaaaagatgcaattttgagcttaaatgtttaagtaaattaaattttaattaatattttcattgaacttttgttgtatatttcattattgaaaatatttagttttaatttaatttatatttattttgtagggaatttatggtatttttgagaaagaaaatgagagaaaagtggtatttttgggagaaaatatagaaaagttggcattttggaaACACTTTCAGCCTAGCCACCTTGGGCTCTGCCAGGCCCATTCAGCCCAAGCTCCAGCTTGCCCAGCCGCCTGATGCTCCCTTCCCAGCCGTGCTTCCCCCTGCACTCCAGCTACGTGACCAAGCAGCTCCCCAACTCAGCATATAGCATCAATCACTCTCCATCTCATTTCAGCGAAGCAACTTCAAGGCCCAAGCCTGGGCTCGATTCCAACGCCTGGCAGCAGTTGCACTCCAACGTATCACACTCCCAACACCTTCGGACCAGCAAGCCCAATTTGCCTCTCAGCCCAATCAGGCCCAACACCATCCCATGCCTAAACCAGCTGCCAAATAGCCACAAAAAtgccaaaaatcatgtttttcattCCCAATAGTTTTAACTTAAATATCAATTCactttttcctatttttcttacctaaataaacattcataatttattttttttaccctagcttttcactaatcttttacccaaccaaacatttcatctttccaatacctttacacttactctatttatcctaccacttcccaacacaattaaattaatcaatttatttattttaatttgattaatttaatctccacattttgcctataaa
It includes:
- the LOC133823613 gene encoding uncharacterized protein LOC133823613 translates to MEFPPFRNCPLLCNELCDVNANLIILFSVCKHSQKSVATVSANLNSVPVLNGSNFKDWKENIFIVLGCMDLDLALRMDRPASLTDASTSEQRRIYEKWDRSNRMSLMIIKRGIPEAFRGAVSEEVTDATTFLAEIEKRFAKSDKAETSTLLKKLISMRFKGKENIREYIVEMSHLASKLKALKLELSDDLLVHLVLISLPPQFSQFKVSYNCQREKWTLNELISFCVQEEERLKQEKTESAHLASTSTDKGKKRKSENEAAKGPTQKKQ